A stretch of Ipomoea triloba cultivar NCNSP0323 chromosome 11, ASM357664v1 DNA encodes these proteins:
- the LOC115996697 gene encoding zinc finger CCCH domain-containing protein 67, which translates to MEEQFQNQHQSDAENQDLGLELQSQTNQSLSPDPNPQNPPQSPPLLSEEDVDVDVDVDDDDQDYDEKAMRAISDELHDLVVTQAYLDRERSQSYGESEKSVGEDDGYGHAYGDHDGYDVYGDDDRSGGWGESGDGGDGVFKEGDKGGGDDGFNATNGRRLVFHYPLRPDAEDCSYYMKTGNCKFGFHCKFNHPRRKTQWPKDKGTLKEENQERAVQTECKFYLTSAGCKYGKSCKYNHSREKVPVSPIQEFNFLGLPMRPGEKECPYYMRTGSCKYGSNCRFHHPEPTLMAGDDSSSGYSKGRSMPVQGSSQSTVTSWSSSRPTNETTYVPPMMYPPTQSIPSPTPEWNNYQAPVYQASEKSLPTPPAFAMSNSVAEKFNPRHSLPLLGEDYPERPGQPECSYFIKTGDCKYRSNCKFHHPKAQLTRTQTLLNDKGLPLRPDQAICSYYSRYGICKFGPNCKFDHPDNYSHSPSSGWSEFDQPPFGNPDSTNAARVARKGSGSGSLVQQSV; encoded by the exons ATGGAAGaacaatttcaaaatcaacaccaatCCGATGCGGAAAATCAAGACCTAGGGCTCGAGCTTCAATCGCAGACAAATCAATCGCTTTCCCCCGATCCCAATCCCCAAAACCCTCCTCAAAGCCCTCCACTGTTGTCTGAAGAAgatgttgatgttgatgttgatgttgatgatgatgaccaAGACTATGATGAGAAGGCCATGCGAGCCATCTCCGATGAGCTTCACGACTTGGTGGTGACCCAGGCGTATCTCGATCGCGAGAGGAGCCAGAGCTACGGGGAATCAGAAAAATCTGTCGGTGAGGATGATGGTTATGGGCATGCGTATGGTGATCATGATGGATATGATGTTTATGGTGATGATGATAGGAGCGGAGGTTGGGGTGAGAGTGGGGATGGGGGTGATGGAGTTTTTAAGGAAGGAGACAAGGGAGGAGGTGATGATGGGTTTAATGCTACCAATGGTCGGAGGTTGGTTTTCCACTATCCTTTGAGACCCGACGCCGAGGACTGCTCCTATTATATGAAAACTGGGAACTGCAAATTTGGGTTTCATTGCAAGTTCAATCACCCCAGAAGAAAAACTCAG TGGCCTAAAGATAAGGGAactttgaaagaagaaaatcaGGAAAGAGCAGTTCAGACGGAATGCAAG TTTTACCTAACGTCAGCTGGATGCAAGTATGGGAAAAGTTGCAAATACAACCATAGCAGGGAAAAGGTTCCAGTGTCACCTATTCAAGAGTTTAACTTTCTTGGCCTGCCTATGCGACCG GGAGAAAAGGAGTGCCCATACTATATGCGTACTGGCTCATGCAAGTATGGATCCAACTGCAGATTTCATCATCCTGAGCCCACCCTTATGGCTGGAGATGACTCTTCTTCTGGATATAGCAAGGGAAGATCTATGCCAGTGCAAGGTTCATCTCAGTCAACTGTGACTTCTTGGTCTTCATCCAGACCAACAAACGAGACAACTTATGTTCCTCCTATGATGTATCCACCAACTCAAAGCATTCCATCTCCCACTCCAGAATGGAATAATTATCAG GCCCCTGTCTACCAAGCATCAGAGAAGAGCCTCCCTACACCTCCTGCATTTGCTATGAGCAATTCTGTGGCGGAAAAGTTCAATCCCCGACATTCTCTGCCTTTGCTGGGTGAAGATTATCCTGAACGACCTGGTCAACCTGAATGCAGTTACTTCATTAAAACTGGTGACTGTAAATATAGATCTAATTGCAAGTTTCATCATCCAAAGGCTCAATTGACAAGGACCCAAACGCTTCTTAATGACAAGGGCCTGCCTCTAAGACCT GATCAAGCCATCTGCTCGTATTACAGCCGATATGGCATTTGCAAGTTTGGACCAAACTGTAAATTCGACCATCCAGATAATTACAGCCACTCCCCATCTTCTGGTTGGTCGGAATTCGATCAGCCTCCCTTCGGTAACCCAGACAGCACCAACGCGGCTAGGGTGGCAAGGAAAGGAAGCGGGAGCGGATCTTTAGTACAACAGTCCGTCTAA